Proteins from a genomic interval of Paenibacillus sp. FSL H8-0048:
- a CDS encoding response regulator, with amino-acid sequence MLGVIIVDDELLMRIGLKSIIQWEDEGFTILGEAANGREALELARTHRPDLIITDIKMPVMDGLELIREARRLDIGGQFVILSCLEEFQYAQEALRLGAADYLIKSDMKPQQLVNVLETVKKRAVRLSAGGSAGMPPGSYRESIEHLKEMLFKEVLSGFKGAEEVLARREALHIRLPDQPMVLMKLRINRFDQLRRKYVEQDEKLLRYSVANILEEILPRKRAKEIIVMNSAEYVLLLDLGEEGRIVRAEIERAAAKIQEAMKDFLKLTLSIGVSAPASGFDRLKRAYQEADMALDALFLENGSGLCFYDQARSRQRSGERLNLDKSALRRFRQDTESGSGEAIAFLNRLKESLLQEGCTKQAARLVYIRMLAVIQSCFPALPEPNEAGLTLYESILGEESLQGLHGLITGYLEQCRAQMSQGQSSRSYAEQASELMMRLYAEDISLQSVAEQINVNASYLSRVFKQETGENFVSFLTRLRMEKAKSMLRDRNVKVYEVAERVGYPNTAYFSKLFKKLNGISPEEYRG; translated from the coding sequence ATGCTGGGTGTGATTATCGTGGATGATGAGCTGCTGATGCGTATCGGTCTGAAGTCGATCATCCAATGGGAAGATGAAGGATTCACGATTCTGGGCGAAGCCGCCAACGGGCGCGAGGCGCTGGAGCTGGCCAGGACGCACCGGCCGGATCTGATTATTACGGATATCAAAATGCCGGTGATGGACGGCCTGGAGCTGATCCGCGAGGCCCGGCGGCTGGACATCGGCGGGCAATTCGTCATCCTTAGCTGTCTGGAGGAATTCCAGTATGCGCAGGAGGCGCTCCGGCTTGGGGCGGCGGACTATCTGATCAAGAGCGATATGAAGCCGCAGCAGCTGGTGAATGTGCTGGAGACAGTCAAAAAGCGGGCCGTCCGCCTCTCCGCAGGCGGCTCCGCCGGAATGCCGCCCGGGTCCTACAGGGAGAGCATCGAGCATTTGAAGGAGATGCTGTTCAAGGAAGTGCTGAGCGGCTTCAAGGGCGCCGAAGAGGTGCTCGCCCGGCGCGAAGCGCTGCACATCCGCCTGCCGGATCAGCCGATGGTACTGATGAAGCTGCGGATCAACCGGTTCGACCAGCTGCGGCGCAAGTATGTGGAGCAGGACGAGAAGCTGCTGCGCTATTCAGTGGCGAATATTCTGGAGGAGATCCTGCCCCGCAAACGGGCGAAGGAGATCATCGTCATGAATTCCGCAGAATATGTGCTGCTGCTTGATCTCGGAGAGGAAGGGCGGATTGTGCGCGCGGAGATCGAACGCGCCGCCGCCAAGATCCAAGAGGCGATGAAGGATTTCCTGAAGCTGACCCTGTCGATCGGCGTCAGCGCTCCGGCCTCCGGCTTCGACCGGCTGAAGCGTGCATACCAGGAGGCCGACATGGCCCTGGATGCACTGTTCCTGGAGAACGGCAGCGGCCTGTGCTTCTACGATCAGGCCCGCAGCAGGCAGAGAAGCGGAGAACGGCTGAACCTCGACAAGTCTGCCCTGCGCAGATTCAGGCAGGATACAGAGAGCGGCAGCGGGGAGGCGATAGCCTTCCTGAACCGCTTGAAGGAGTCCTTGCTGCAGGAAGGCTGCACGAAGCAGGCAGCGCGCTTAGTCTATATCAGGATGCTGGCGGTCATTCAGTCCTGCTTCCCGGCACTGCCCGAGCCGAACGAGGCTGGGCTGACCCTGTATGAGAGCATCCTCGGGGAGGAGAGTCTGCAGGGGCTGCACGGGCTCATTACCGGTTATCTGGAGCAATGCAGAGCGCAGATGTCGCAGGGACAATCCTCCCGGAGCTATGCGGAGCAGGCGAGTGAGCTGATGATGCGGCTCTACGCAGAGGATATCTCGCTGCAGTCGGTGGCGGAGCAGATTAACGTGAATGCCTCCTATCTCAGCCGGGTGTTCAAGCAGGAGACGGGCGAGAACTTCGTCAGCTTCCTGACCCGGCTGCGTATGGAGAAGGCCAAGAGCATGCTAAGGGACAGGAACGTCAAGGTCTATGAGGTTGCCGAGCGCGTGGGCTATCCGAACACCGCGTATTTCAGCAAGCTGTTCAAGAAGCTGAACGGCATAAGTCCTGAGGAATACCGGGGCTAG
- a CDS encoding sensor histidine kinase, with the protein MKNKMLFFFLLAILIPVVILFVNSYISSQQMLERKYTDLLADVTRQSNIRIEEFLEDTKQISLIASYGINSYISAVSQENYPVQNYLHESSVTNELQATQLLMNYITMKDRAISIYVYNLVNGSDLYVAPNKPVDYTYNPRKEDWFTEFLRSDDITRDLPTRLDRQTKADNNWTIYNLRKIFDMENGKLLGVMAVSVDIDFINRLNKRMEAGNRSAFTVTDDSGRIIFNNNYNLIGKPFRTLFPVREEELAAGSGRQIVRVAGKNYILIQSPFEVHNWKTYMYMPVEELAVEGDILKRNLWTIAVVLILFALASSVYMSNLITRPIKQLIRNMTLVEQGKFDNLPAVRSNDEIGVMASRFEQMSAELKQLVERIYVEQEQKVEAEIRALQAQISPHFLYNTLNSVKWIATMQQSEKIVEMTGALISMLRYTAKTDNRLVPVREELEHIRHYIVIQKVRYFNRIEFRSEVEETLAEQEIPKLSIQPLVENAIFHGIADQEDGLLSIEVRQAGTAELTITVKDNGAGMSAEAAAKLRSRLGGAEDSGGIGVINVHQRVRRLYGEPYGVSFESSPEQGAVFVITIPIRDRKGDY; encoded by the coding sequence GTGAAGAACAAAATGCTGTTCTTTTTTCTGCTGGCCATTCTGATTCCGGTTGTGATCCTGTTCGTGAACTCCTATATCTCCTCGCAGCAGATGCTTGAACGCAAATATACGGACCTGCTGGCCGATGTGACGAGACAGTCGAATATCCGCATTGAGGAATTCCTGGAGGACACCAAGCAGATTTCGCTTATCGCCAGCTATGGAATCAATAGCTACATTTCTGCCGTCTCTCAGGAGAATTATCCGGTGCAGAACTATCTGCACGAGAGCTCCGTGACGAACGAGCTACAGGCCACGCAGCTGCTGATGAACTACATAACAATGAAGGACCGCGCCATTTCTATCTATGTCTACAATTTGGTGAATGGCAGCGATCTCTATGTGGCCCCGAACAAGCCTGTCGATTATACCTACAACCCCCGCAAGGAGGACTGGTTCACCGAATTCCTGCGTTCTGACGATATTACGCGGGATTTGCCGACCCGGCTGGACCGGCAGACCAAGGCGGACAACAACTGGACGATCTACAATCTGCGCAAAATCTTCGATATGGAGAACGGCAAGCTGCTCGGCGTTATGGCGGTAAGTGTAGACATAGATTTCATCAACCGGCTGAACAAGCGGATGGAGGCAGGCAACCGTTCAGCCTTCACCGTTACCGATGACAGCGGTAGGATTATATTCAACAACAATTATAACCTGATCGGCAAGCCGTTCAGGACACTCTTTCCGGTGCGTGAGGAAGAACTCGCCGCAGGTTCAGGCAGGCAGATAGTCCGCGTAGCCGGGAAGAACTATATTCTCATCCAATCGCCGTTTGAGGTCCATAACTGGAAGACTTATATGTATATGCCGGTGGAAGAGCTGGCGGTCGAAGGCGACATCCTGAAGCGCAACCTGTGGACGATTGCTGTTGTGCTTATCCTGTTTGCCCTGGCCAGTTCGGTGTATATGTCGAATCTGATCACCCGTCCGATCAAGCAGCTGATCCGCAATATGACGCTGGTGGAGCAGGGGAAATTCGATAATCTGCCGGCGGTCCGCTCGAATGATGAGATCGGGGTGATGGCCAGCCGGTTCGAGCAGATGTCTGCAGAGCTGAAGCAGCTGGTGGAGCGGATCTACGTGGAGCAGGAGCAGAAGGTGGAGGCCGAGATCCGTGCATTGCAGGCGCAGATCAGCCCCCATTTCCTGTATAATACCTTGAATTCGGTCAAATGGATCGCCACCATGCAGCAGTCGGAGAAAATTGTCGAGATGACCGGGGCGCTAATCTCCATGCTCCGTTATACCGCCAAGACGGACAACCGGCTGGTGCCGGTCCGTGAGGAGCTGGAGCACATCAGGCATTATATCGTCATTCAGAAGGTGCGATATTTCAACCGGATCGAATTCCGCTCTGAGGTGGAGGAGACCCTTGCGGAGCAGGAGATTCCGAAGCTGAGCATCCAGCCGCTGGTGGAGAATGCGATCTTCCACGGGATTGCCGACCAGGAGGACGGACTGCTGTCCATCGAAGTCAGACAGGCCGGAACTGCAGAACTCACCATTACGGTAAAGGACAACGGCGCAGGCATGAGCGCTGAGGCGGCTGCGAAGCTGCGCAGCAGGCTGGGCGGCGCAGAGGACAGCGGCGGCATCGGGGTGATCAATGTGCATCAGCGTGTACGCCGGTTATACGGCGAGCCGTATGGGGTATCATTCGAGAGCAGCCCGGAGCAGGGTGCAGTATTCGTGATCACCATTCCCATTCGGGACAGGAAGGGGGACTATTGA
- a CDS encoding S-layer homology domain-containing protein gives MEDAVWVTEPVLVTDPVTAPDSDEAPDAPVEPEPAVAPATSSGPDTAARPEAAPVQETAPQVQMKAAAEASPLFQWSFRSGQVIGRTSVVNSVYPDAAAERAELKGVASIVYDEQRGDVLSLPGGGNGTAWLKLPDQLYSGIKDELSISFWANIDSSANAYTRLLSSTITEKGLTNAGVSGWQDSEFIMIAGDGTFSNRIYTGTNPSQIASYKGDIVWNRNPAKGKWQQVTVTMTSSGAYEIYLNGVPVGIKGLDQSKSSSGATMVSVLQHFFARDYLDALKFNAFGRSLYTSDGDIKGRFDDLRIYNVQLTASQVSALYTATKHEEVIVTNPAKITVDLADRSLGPVYHGASGALYALSEPNVPDINTLIPIKPSHISQKPPNGIQHPTGDALRVSDYFFEAGGEAVNIVMQDYYQHWYYPSRTAEEYIQEAVIPITTAVKAYKDQWAAENPGRNVNSSFIYIPFNEPEQNNTRYPQLLSDSQTGKNSRAVFNADWLAVVKKIKEIDPGAVISGVNLTQYGAKVFEDFIPFCVENDCLPDIISWHMLWDKAFNQAASNVTTFRAVEAKSLQRYKELYPDRPLPFPLKVDINEYAATSEIAVGGSLIHYIARYDELKMNSMLPYWNTANSYGSLLAGQNEPNGAWWLYKWYADMMGGDMAKVNVINARAENDAFGPGLYGLTSIQDQKQQVSIAFGGTQGDGQIVFNNVTGNGNSPSFLAGAEEVHVSVFYAGYTGLTGFLVEPAQILNRNLPVKNGSVTLGINLNDYTSAYYAVITPAVGHAPKETFVKRYEAENAEVQTNVSKVDQYPRKSTGRSSSNGQYVSGIKAADSLVKWTSVTVPADGNYRLDLIGGSGATASLRNQSNTGDANQRINSEWFVKIDDQPAAKIVLRADYNMQLLGGNTLLADLTEGTHSIGISRTNPDTGEAGQGESTLDAIELTYNGLPGALPNYRVQAEFADYDSEQGLSRAGSLEGFEGAGYVSGYGGSQAANTRFVLSVLEDGMYELTARYASADSGKLQLAHDRKPLIDLPVVNTNGQWQDAKAPVFLRKGINLIDVHSSAALSLDYINAAFVNKAALYSVEAEAATVVGTPAGSELPLIREDAFAKYASGGKYVSGITTYDGAERYLELGNINAPKAGTYKLVVTYANGESAGTHAYNNDVVERYAQVSVNGGEPQTVYFKNTISWQQFATQTLDVELKAGMNTIRFSNNNTYNGGSNPYGGSGAQGFTPYTAVPRQYTPAFDRFDLYARHTLEVSGGDNGGGDNGGGDNGGGGNSGGDNGGGDNGGGDNGGGDNGGGDNGGGDNGGGDNGGGDNGGGGNGGGDNGGGGNGGGGNGGGDNGGGDNGGGGNGGGGNGSGGNSGGGNGGISSGNGGSSTSNTTVGSVQTVAPGSNQLNVEATVNGTLATATLDAKQVQAAEQITVTSTLGTIHFPVRALNPAALGQQLGSESWKLTVSMTILPEERQQAISQAALSAQGQLIGQAVEYTVKAEAGGKSVEIPGFGSSYARHTLPLSTPVNSRNATVVRLENNGSFTFVPAVFNGSEASFYSPSNGTFTVISSNRTFADMNGHWAQEAVHKLASKIILTGLTDSQFAPDSTTTRAEFAAMIVRALGFSSSGPAASSFKDIPAGAWYAGSVGTAAELGLVRGGTDNTFRPGDKVTRQEMTAILVKAMALAGAPLPDSASQQAAFKDAGQIADWAQQDVAKAVQAGLITGTPDGQFHPGQSATRAEAATVILRLLEQAGFVN, from the coding sequence GTGGAAGATGCTGTATGGGTGACTGAGCCGGTGTTAGTAACCGATCCGGTTACGGCACCTGATTCTGATGAAGCACCTGATGCACCGGTGGAGCCTGAGCCTGCTGTGGCTCCTGCGACCTCGTCAGGGCCAGATACGGCCGCAAGGCCGGAGGCTGCTCCTGTTCAGGAGACTGCGCCTCAAGTCCAGATGAAAGCCGCCGCTGAAGCGTCCCCGCTGTTCCAGTGGAGCTTCCGCTCCGGGCAGGTGATTGGCCGCACCTCGGTAGTGAACAGCGTCTACCCCGATGCGGCCGCTGAACGCGCCGAGCTGAAGGGAGTAGCTTCCATTGTCTATGACGAACAGCGCGGAGACGTCCTCTCCTTGCCCGGCGGCGGGAACGGTACTGCTTGGCTGAAGCTGCCCGATCAGCTCTACAGCGGGATCAAGGATGAGCTGTCCATCTCCTTTTGGGCCAACATTGACTCTTCGGCTAACGCTTATACCCGTCTGCTGTCCTCCACGATTACCGAGAAGGGGCTGACGAATGCCGGGGTAAGCGGCTGGCAGGACTCGGAGTTCATTATGATCGCCGGGGACGGCACGTTCAGCAACCGGATCTATACCGGGACGAACCCAAGCCAGATTGCCAGCTACAAAGGCGATATCGTCTGGAACCGCAACCCGGCCAAGGGCAAATGGCAGCAGGTGACCGTCACTATGACCAGCAGCGGAGCCTATGAGATCTACCTGAACGGCGTCCCGGTTGGCATCAAGGGACTGGATCAGAGCAAAAGCTCATCAGGTGCAACGATGGTTTCGGTACTCCAGCACTTTTTTGCGCGTGACTATCTGGACGCCCTGAAGTTCAATGCGTTCGGCAGGTCGCTCTACACCTCGGATGGAGATATCAAGGGGAGATTCGACGACCTGCGGATCTACAATGTCCAGCTCACGGCCAGTCAGGTCAGCGCACTCTATACAGCGACCAAGCATGAAGAGGTCATTGTAACTAACCCGGCCAAAATAACAGTCGATCTCGCCGACCGCTCGCTAGGACCTGTATACCACGGGGCTTCCGGCGCTCTGTATGCCCTCAGTGAGCCGAACGTGCCGGATATCAACACGCTGATACCGATCAAGCCCTCGCATATCTCGCAGAAGCCGCCGAACGGCATCCAGCATCCTACAGGCGATGCGCTCAGAGTGTCTGATTATTTCTTCGAGGCTGGCGGGGAAGCCGTAAATATCGTCATGCAGGATTATTACCAGCACTGGTATTATCCTTCCAGAACGGCAGAGGAATATATCCAGGAAGCAGTCATTCCGATCACCACGGCGGTCAAAGCCTACAAGGATCAATGGGCAGCGGAGAATCCGGGCCGCAATGTCAATTCCAGCTTCATCTATATCCCGTTCAATGAGCCTGAACAGAATAATACCCGTTATCCCCAGCTGCTGTCCGACAGCCAGACGGGGAAGAACTCCAGAGCCGTGTTCAATGCCGACTGGCTCGCCGTAGTCAAGAAGATCAAAGAAATCGATCCCGGTGCAGTCATTTCCGGCGTTAATTTGACCCAGTACGGGGCTAAAGTCTTCGAGGATTTCATTCCCTTCTGTGTGGAGAATGATTGTCTGCCCGATATCATCAGCTGGCATATGCTGTGGGACAAAGCCTTCAATCAGGCGGCCTCGAACGTCACAACCTTCCGAGCAGTGGAAGCGAAGTCCTTACAGCGCTATAAAGAGCTGTACCCGGACCGCCCTCTTCCCTTCCCGCTCAAAGTCGATATTAATGAATATGCGGCCACTTCAGAGATCGCTGTGGGCGGCTCGCTTATCCATTACATCGCACGTTACGATGAGCTGAAGATGAACAGCATGCTGCCGTATTGGAATACGGCCAACTCCTACGGGTCCCTGCTCGCCGGACAGAACGAGCCGAACGGGGCATGGTGGCTCTACAAGTGGTATGCCGACATGATGGGCGGCGACATGGCTAAGGTCAATGTGATTAACGCCAGAGCTGAGAATGACGCCTTCGGCCCCGGCCTGTACGGGTTAACTTCGATTCAAGACCAGAAGCAGCAGGTCAGTATCGCCTTCGGCGGGACCCAAGGCGACGGTCAGATCGTGTTCAACAACGTCACCGGTAACGGGAACAGCCCTTCCTTCCTGGCAGGAGCTGAAGAAGTGCATGTCTCTGTCTTCTATGCGGGTTATACCGGCCTGACCGGCTTCCTGGTGGAGCCTGCGCAGATTCTGAACCGCAATCTTCCGGTCAAGAACGGCTCGGTTACGCTGGGGATTAACCTGAATGATTACACCTCGGCCTATTATGCCGTCATTACACCAGCGGTGGGCCATGCTCCGAAGGAGACTTTCGTCAAGCGTTACGAAGCGGAGAATGCAGAGGTACAGACGAATGTGTCCAAGGTGGACCAATACCCGCGCAAGAGTACGGGGCGCTCGTCTTCGAACGGCCAGTATGTGTCAGGCATCAAGGCAGCGGACAGCCTCGTGAAATGGACTTCGGTAACCGTTCCTGCAGATGGGAACTACCGGCTGGATCTGATTGGCGGCAGCGGCGCGACCGCTTCGCTGCGTAATCAATCGAACACGGGTGATGCGAATCAGCGCATCAATTCCGAATGGTTCGTCAAAATTGACGATCAGCCGGCAGCCAAAATCGTACTGCGTGCTGACTACAATATGCAACTGCTTGGCGGCAATACGTTACTCGCCGATCTGACGGAGGGCACCCATTCCATCGGCATCAGCAGAACCAACCCGGACACGGGAGAAGCAGGCCAGGGCGAATCCACTCTGGATGCCATCGAGCTGACGTATAACGGGCTGCCTGGCGCACTTCCGAATTATCGTGTGCAGGCGGAATTCGCCGACTATGATTCAGAGCAGGGCTTGTCCCGGGCCGGCAGCCTGGAAGGCTTCGAGGGGGCCGGATATGTGAGCGGCTACGGCGGCAGCCAAGCAGCGAACACGCGGTTCGTCCTCAGCGTTCTGGAGGACGGGATGTATGAGCTGACAGCGCGCTATGCTTCTGCGGACAGCGGGAAGCTGCAGCTTGCCCATGACCGCAAGCCTCTGATTGATCTCCCTGTGGTGAATACGAACGGTCAATGGCAGGATGCCAAAGCTCCAGTCTTCCTGCGCAAAGGCATTAACCTGATCGACGTGCACTCCAGCGCGGCGCTCAGTCTGGATTACATTAATGCAGCCTTTGTAAATAAGGCCGCTCTATATTCTGTGGAGGCTGAGGCGGCAACCGTGGTCGGAACGCCTGCCGGTTCCGAGCTGCCGCTTATCCGGGAGGATGCGTTCGCCAAATACGCCTCCGGCGGCAAATATGTGAGTGGCATTACCACTTACGACGGGGCAGAGCGCTATCTGGAGCTTGGGAACATTAACGCGCCTAAGGCAGGCACCTACAAGCTGGTGGTCACTTATGCTAACGGTGAAAGTGCGGGAACCCATGCTTACAACAATGATGTCGTTGAGCGTTATGCGCAAGTAAGCGTCAACGGCGGCGAACCTCAGACGGTCTACTTCAAGAACACCATCTCCTGGCAGCAATTTGCTACCCAGACGCTGGATGTGGAGCTGAAGGCAGGCATGAATACGATCCGCTTCTCCAACAATAATACGTACAACGGCGGCTCCAACCCCTATGGCGGAAGCGGCGCGCAAGGCTTCACGCCTTACACGGCGGTTCCACGCCAGTACACACCGGCATTCGACCGGTTTGATCTGTATGCCCGCCACACGCTTGAAGTAAGCGGCGGCGATAACGGCGGCGGCGATAACGGCGGCGGCGATAATGGCGGCGGCGGTAATAGCGGCGGCGATAATGGCGGCGGCGATAATGGCGGCGGCGATAATGGCGGCGGCGATAATGGCGGCGGCGATAATGGCGGCGGCGATAATGGCGGCGGCGATAATGGCGGCGGCGATAATGGCGGCGGCGGTAATGGCGGCGGCGATAATGGCGGCGGCGGTAATGGCGGCGGCGGTAATGGCGGCGGCGATAATGGCGGCGGCGATAATGGCGGCGGCGGTAATGGCGGCGGCGGTAATGGCAGCGGCGGTAATAGCGGCGGTGGCAATGGCGGGATTTCTAGTGGTAATGGTGGAAGTAGCACTAGTAATACTACCGTCGGTTCGGTGCAGACTGTAGCTCCGGGCAGCAATCAGCTTAACGTTGAAGCTACGGTTAACGGCACCTTGGCAACAGCCACTCTGGACGCCAAGCAGGTTCAGGCGGCAGAGCAGATTACGGTTACCTCTACACTAGGCACCATCCACTTCCCTGTGAGGGCTCTTAATCCGGCAGCGCTGGGGCAGCAACTGGGCAGTGAGAGCTGGAAGCTTACCGTCAGCATGACGATACTCCCGGAAGAGCGGCAGCAAGCGATAAGTCAAGCTGCCCTCTCTGCTCAAGGCCAGCTCATCGGCCAGGCGGTAGAATATACGGTGAAGGCGGAGGCTGGCGGCAAGTCGGTGGAGATCCCGGGCTTCGGCAGCAGCTATGCCCGGCATACCCTGCCGCTCAGCACTCCGGTGAACAGCCGCAATGCGACAGTCGTGAGGCTGGAGAATAACGGCAGCTTCACCTTCGTCCCGGCAGTTTTTAACGGAAGCGAAGCATCTTTCTACAGTCCTAGCAACGGTACATTTACTGTAATCTCAAGCAACAGGACCTTTGCAGACATGAACGGCCACTGGGCACAGGAAGCTGTCCACAAGCTGGCCTCCAAGATTATTCTGACTGGCTTAACAGACAGC